The following coding sequences are from one Humulus lupulus chromosome X, drHumLupu1.1, whole genome shotgun sequence window:
- the LOC133805575 gene encoding uncharacterized protein LOC133805575 — translation MDKSWMHHSRLSDSYQEGVNFFLDFAFKNASHEEKIVCPCVKCGLITPVIRTIAFEHLICNGFVDGYTKWVLHGETSSHATQNVDTPNDTHESNYTIDMQGVIYDAIGHSIGDDEREVENDNLQGEGDEPNAKAKEFYNLIKDAEKELYPGCTSFTKLSFLIQLFHIKCICGWSDKSFGKVLDLFKKALPKGETLPNSFYEAKKLINALGLDYEKIDACPKDCMLYRKEHANDTECEVCSTPRSEAKVLRHFPLIPRLQRLFMSSKTSDFMTWHYKQDRTSDGCMRHPSDSPAWMTFDHNHKDFAADPRNVRLGLASDGMNPFKTLSVNHSTWPVILIPYNLPPWMCMKQPNFIMSLLIPGPDAPGNNIDVYLKN, via the exons ATGGATAAGAGTTGGATGCACCATTCTAGATTAAGTGATTCATACCAAGAAGGTGTTAATTTTTTTCTTGATTTTGCCTTTAAAAATGCAAGTCATGAAGAAAAAATTGTATGTCCTTGTGTAAAGTGCGGTCTTATCACACCTGTCATCCGTACAATTGCATTTGAACATTTGATATGCAACGGATTTGTAGATGGTTACACTAAATGGGTATTGCACGGAGAAACTTCTTCGCATGCTACGCAAAATGTTGACACTCCTAATGATACTCATGAGTCAAATTATACCATTGATATGCAAGGAGTTATATACGATGCAATTGGACATAGTATTGGAGACGACGAACGTGAAGTTGAAAATGATAATCTTCAAGGTGAAGGCGATGAACCAAATGCGAAAGCAAAAGAATTTTACAATTTGATAAAAGATGCAGAGAAAGAACTTTACCCAGGTTGTACGAGTTTTACAAAGCTCTCgtttttaattcaattatttcatattaaatgcatTTGTGGATGGAGTGACAAATCGTTTGGCAAGGTACTTGACTTATTCAAAAAAGCATTGCCAAAAGGTGAAACATTACCCAATTCTTTTTATGAGGCCAAAAAATTAATCAACGCTCTAGGACTTGATTATGAAAAAATTGATGCATGTCCAAAAGATTGCATGTTGTATAGAAAAGAACATGCAAATGACACAGAATGTGAAGTATGCTCTACACCAAG GAGTGAAGCTAAAGTCTTGCGCCATTTTCCATTGATACCAAGATTACAAAGATTATTTATGTCATCAAAAACATCTGATTTTATGACTTGGCATTATAAACAAGATCGTACAAGTGATGGTTGTATGAGACACCCAAGTGATTCTCCAGCATGGATGACTTTTGATCACAACCATAAGGATTTCGCTGCAGATCCTCGAAATGTCAGACTTGGGCTAGCTTCTGATGGAATGAATCCTTTCAAAACATTAAGTGTAAACCATAGTACATGGCCAGTTATTTTGATACCATATAATCTTCCTCCATGGATGTGTATGAAGCAACCTAATTTCATTATGTCTTTGCTCATACCTGGTCCAGACGCACCTGGAAATAATATTGATGTATATCTAAAGAACTAG
- the LOC133805574 gene encoding uncharacterized protein LOC133805574, translated as MDPYMQCRLASQDSIESFSNMLMNDNGEKKTRGPTQMREIWGKRDGEKIKITCNDFGQPYDNSASKLSSFIGTLVRDGKNAPINYKTWHEVPAKYKLGMWKIIQEKFEIPPHAKNWTFRTFGRKLRAWKSYLKKTYYLEHLSFEEQKKYKDKRVYDDQWEELIKYWATESAMRKSAKNKTSRAEKKYNHTTGTKSFAQLRALQKKDGASTPTRATMFKICYSKKDKSITNEKTKEAMLQLQEKEELIEDASKEKSMNDVFSEVMGKEKHGSVRMYGFGVCPSDVWKDKSTWRRNQNEYVDTLQSEVNDLRSQVQILTKTILSKQNNGNDISTLQAINASTLHNKETQRQLWFSSSAYDTPVVEVGEVVNLKSVTSEPETIAIGIVLSRDPSKEVGGKKLGSFFSEVIVQVPIKPDEQLIKSYGHFKTIGQVVGAPIAWPTAFVIPRKSDTQLGDSML; from the exons ATGGATCCATACATGCAATGTAGATTGGCCTCACAAGATAGTATAGAATCATTTTCAAATATGTTGATGAATGATAATGGTGAAAAGAAAACTCGAGGCCCTACACAAATGCGTGAAATATGGGGAAAACGGGATGGAGAGAAGATAAAAATCACATGCAACGATTTTGGACAGCCATATGATAACAGTGCAAGCAAACTTTCAAGCTTTATTGGGACATTAGTACGGGATGGAAAAAATGCTCCAATTAATTATAAAACTTGGCATGAGGTACCTGCTAAATACAAACTTGGAATGTGGAAAATCATACag GAAAAATTTGAAATTCCTCCTCATGCTAAAAATTGGACTTTCAGAACTTTTGGAAGGAAACTTAGAGCTTGGAAATCTTATCTTAAAAAAACTTATTATTTGGAGCACTTATCTTTTGAGgagcaaaagaaatataaagacAAAAGAGTTTATGATGATCAATGGGAGGAACTAATAAAATATTGGGCAACAGAAAGTGCAATG AGAAAGAGTGCTAAAAACAAGACTAGTCGTGCAGAAAAAAAATACAACCATACAACTGGCACAAAGAGTTTTGCTCAACTTAGAGCATTACAG AAAAAAGATGGTGCAAGTACGCCGACACGTGCAACCATGTTCAAAATCTGCTACTCAAAAAAAGATAAGAGCATTACTAATGAGAAAACAAAAGAAGCAATG TTACAAttacaagagaaagaagaactgATTGAAGATGCATCAAAAGAAAAGAGTATGAATGACGTTTTTTCTGAAGTTATGGGTAAAGAAAAACATGGATCAGTTCGCATGTATGGATTTGGTGTTTGCCCATCTGATGTGTGGAAGGATAAATCAACTTGGAGAAGAAACCAAAATGAGTATGTAGATACTCTGCAGTCAGAAGTAAATGATCTAAGGTCTCAAGTTCAAATTCTTACTAAGACTATTTTGAGCAAGCAAAATAATGGCAATGATATATCTACACTTCAG GCCATAAATGCTAGTACCTTACATAACAAAGAAACTCAACGTCAACTATGGTTTTCATCTTCAGCATATGATACTCCTGTTGTTGAG GTTGGAGAAGTAGTCAATCTTAAGAGTGTCACTAGTGAGCCTGAAACAATTGCTATTGGTATCGTTTTAAGTAGAGATCCATCAAAAGAAGTTGGAGGAAAAAAGCTCGGATCCTTTTTTTCTGAAGTTATAGTACAAGTTCCTATTAAGCCTGACGAACAACTGATTAAATCATATGGACATTTTAAGACAATTGGTCAAGTTGTTGGAGCCCCTATTGCATGGCCAACAGCATTTGTG ATTCCAAGGAAATCAGATACACAACTTGGTGACTCAATGCTATGA